Below is a genomic region from Govania unica.
GCTCCGGTTAAATAGAAATTTTTCAGGGGGCCGCGATATTGTGAATATCCCGGCATGGGTCTGAAATAACCGGTTTGCGAAAGCGTGCGTTCGCCACCCGTGCTCGTGCCGCCGACCAGACAGGCGTTTGCCCGTTCGATACTGAGCGGCGTATCCACATATTCACCGAGAATATTCTCTGGCCCCATATTGTCAGTATATTCACGGAGTTTGCTCAGAATGAGTGCCGCAAAGTCATGCTTGGCATCATCCCAGCTTTCGCCGCTGGCCAGAGTATGTGGTACGAATGTATCGATGATCAGCGTATGTTTTCCCTCCGGGGCGCGGCTCGGATCCTGAAGCGTCCAGCAGGCGGTCCAGATGAAGGGGTTCCTCGGCGGCACCCCCAAAGCGATATCCGCGTAATGTGCACGGGTGTCTTCGACCGAATAAAAAATCCGCTGGAAAGTCGTCTGGCTCATCTCATCGCCATTCTTGAAACGCGGCGCTTCATTGAGTGCATAATGGGAGCGGAACACCCCGATATTTCCGTAGGAGAAAGCCTTGGCCATCGTGATCACCGATGGATCAAGACAGTCACTGTCAATCAGTTTAAGAAATGTCTGACGCGGATCGAGAGAGCTTACCACTGCCTTGCTGGCATGAAGTTCACGCCCATCGCTCAGCCGCACACCGGTGGCGGTGCCGTCCGTGACCAATATCTGCTCAATCCCGGCGTCCGTCATAATTTTCGCACCGTGAGCACGCGAATAATTCGCCAGCGCCTCAGCCAGCATTTGACTGCCACCTTTGGGAATCGCCTGACCATACTCATGAACGCCGGGGATCATGATGTAGAACGTCTGGCCGACCGCTTCCTGATCCGGTGTGATCTGGGGCGCCAATGCCCAACCGAGAATAACGTTCCGCACTTCCGGATGTTCGAAATTCTCCTCGACGAAGGCACGCGCGCTCAAGTTATAATCACGCAGCATGCGCAGACCTGCGCGGCTGTTCTCCATCACTGCAGGCAGATAGCTCGGCGGTGACGGTGGCGAGAACATCCCCTTGATGAAACCGTCCTTGATTTCAACAAAACCATCATAAATTTCACGGTAGCGTTTGGCATCGGCTTCTGAATATTGCGCAATACTGGCGCAGGTCTTATCCACATCCTTATAGACGACGATGCCAGGGCCAGTCTTTGTGGGATGGCCGGTTACAAGATCTTTGGACCAGATATATTCAAGGCCATGTTCTTCCAGTTCGGGCAGAATTTCGCGGAAATAGGGATTAGCGTGAATCCACACATGGCTCGACCCATAAAGGTCATGTCGGAATCCCGGCAATGTGACTTCTTTGGTACCAGTCGCGCCCCCAAGCCAGCTATTACGCTCAACCAGGATCACGCTTAATCCAGCTTTGGTCAGCTGAGCGCAACAGGCCAGACCATTATGCCCGCCACCAATGATAATTACATCCGCATCAACCGTCATCTCAACATTTCCCGTTTCGTGAAAACTATTCCGGCGCGTTTTTTTATAAATCGCATATTCTTGTTTTTTAATGCGACGTAACTGGCACCCAATTCCTGAGGCTATCTTGTGGGTTCATATGCCGCAGGGTCAAATCAAAGTTTCTCATGCAGATCATGAAGTCATGAAGAGGTAGAGACAGGACGAAGTCA
It encodes:
- a CDS encoding phytoene desaturase family protein — encoded protein: MTVDADVIIIGGGHNGLACCAQLTKAGLSVILVERNSWLGGATGTKEVTLPGFRHDLYGSSHVWIHANPYFREILPELEEHGLEYIWSKDLVTGHPTKTGPGIVVYKDVDKTCASIAQYSEADAKRYREIYDGFVEIKDGFIKGMFSPPSPPSYLPAVMENSRAGLRMLRDYNLSARAFVEENFEHPEVRNVILGWALAPQITPDQEAVGQTFYIMIPGVHEYGQAIPKGGSQMLAEALANYSRAHGAKIMTDAGIEQILVTDGTATGVRLSDGRELHASKAVVSSLDPRQTFLKLIDSDCLDPSVITMAKAFSYGNIGVFRSHYALNEAPRFKNGDEMSQTTFQRIFYSVEDTRAHYADIALGVPPRNPFIWTACWTLQDPSRAPEGKHTLIIDTFVPHTLASGESWDDAKHDFAALILSKLREYTDNMGPENILGEYVDTPLSIERANACLVGGTSTGGERTLSQTGYFRPMPGYSQYRGPLKNFYLTGASCHPGGGITAMGMVTANEMLEDFGI